Proteins co-encoded in one Arachis hypogaea cultivar Tifrunner chromosome 13, arahy.Tifrunner.gnm2.J5K5, whole genome shotgun sequence genomic window:
- the LOC112736406 gene encoding histone deacetylase HDT1 — MEFWGVEVKPGDCVKIEELEVANDYIHISQVALGEASKNEKSKEPVVVYLKVGVQKLVLGTLNREEIPQIPLDLVLDQEAELSHTCKSASVYFCGYKADRDEGVPGDFGSDDYSESDEEEAALNLKDNGKVETKSEKVKIAEPKKDVSGAPSKKVNVAVPKKDEEDEDSDDDDDDVDDESDDEDESGSEMDADSDEDGSDEDEETPVKKVDQGKKRPNVSATKTPVPAAKKAKNVTPEKSGGKKIAHAPTPHPVKKGGNPNSAGKFQSPKTGSQQQKKGGKKGGR, encoded by the exons atggaGTTCTGGG gtgTTGAGGTTAAGCCAGGGGATTGCGTTAAAATAGAGGAGTTGGAAGTAGCTAATGACTACATCCACATCTCTCAG GTTGCGCTGGGAGAGGCCTCAAAGAATGAGAAATCTAAGGAGCCTGTGGTTGTCTACCTCAAAGTTGGAGTGCAGAAGCTTGTTTTGGGAACTTTGAACAGGGAGGAAATCCCCCAAATACCCTTGGATTTGGTTCTCGACCAAGAGGCTGAGCTTTCCCACACTTGCAAGAGTGCCAGTGTCTATTTCTGTGGATATAAGGCTGATCG TGATGAGGGCGTTCCTGGTGATTTTGGTTCTGATGACTATTCAG AGAGTGATGAGGAAGAGGCTGCATTGAATCTCAAAGATAATG GAAAAGTTGAAACCAAGTCTGAAAAGGTAAAGATTGCTGAACCAAAAAAGGATGTGAGTGGTGCCCCATCAAAGAAAGTCAATGTTGCTGTTCCAAAGAAAGATGAAGAGGACGAGGACTCTGATGACGACGATGATGACGTTGACGATGAGtctgatgatgaggatgaatctGGAAGTGAG ATGGATGCTGATAGTGATGAGGACGGGAGTGATGAAGATGAAGAGACACCTGTGAAGAAG GTCGACCAGGGCAAGAAGAGACCAAATGTGTCTGCAACAAAAACTCCAGTTCCTGCTGCTaagaaagctaagaatgtaaCTCCTGAAAAGTCTG GTGGCAAGAAAATTGCACATGCACCAACTCCTCACCCCGTGAAGAAAGGTGGAAATCCGAACAGCGCAGGGAAGTTCCAGTCACCCAAAACTGGTTCACAGCAGCAGAAAAAGGGTGGAAAGAAGGGTGGTCGTTGA
- the LOC112736407 gene encoding splicing factor U2af small subunit A, which produces MAEHLASIFGTEKDRVNCPFYFKIGACRHGDRCSRLHTKPSISPTLLLSNMYQRPDMITPGVDAQGQPIDPRKIQEHFEEFYEDLFDELSKYGDIESLNVCDNLADHMVGNVYVQFREEEHAANALRNLTGRFYAGRPIIVDFSPVTDFREATCRQYEENTCNRGGYCNFMHLKRISRDLRRQLFGKSHRGRHSRSRSRSPIRHRSHEERSHRSHSRKYDERDHYYESRSRRHRSNSPGHRRGRSHTRSRSPGGRRKRSPVRDSSEERRARIEQWNREKEQKENPRKVNSEENNGGHIQNGSNEHQQHEQQPHDEGYGY; this is translated from the exons ATGGCGGAGCATCTGGCATCGATATTCGGGACAGAGAAGGACAGAGTGAACTGCCCCTTCTACTTCAAGATAGGGGCCTGCAGGCACGGCGACAGGTGCTCCCGTCTGCACACAAAGCCCAGCATAAGCCCGACGTTGCTGCTCTCCAACATGTACCAGAGGCCCGACATGATTACCCCGGGCGTCGACGCCCAGGGCCAGCCCATCGACCCCCGCAAGATCCAGGAGCACTTTGAGGAGTTTTACGAGGATCTCTTCGACGAGCTCTCCAAGTACGGCGACATCGAGAGTCTCAACGTCTGTGATAACCTCGCCGATCACATGGTTGGCAACGTCTACGTTCAGTTTCGCGAGGAAGAGCATGCCGCTAATGCCCTCCGCAACCTCACCGGAAGGTTCTATGCCGGCCGCCCCATTATCGTCGATTTCTCTCCTGTCACCGACTTCCGTGAGGCCACTTGCAGGCAGTATGAGGAGAACACTTGCAACCGCGGCGGTTATTGCAACTTCATGCACTTGAAACGAATCAGCAG GGACTTGAGGCGTCAATTGTTTGGTAAGAGCCACCGCGGCAGGcacagcagaagcagaagcaggaGCCCTATTAGGCATCGGAGCCATGAGGAGCGGTCCCACCGTAGCCACAGCAGGAAGTATGATGAAAGGGATCACTATTATGAGAGCCGTAGCAGGAGACACCGGAGCAACAGCCCTGGACATAGGAGGGGGAGGAGCCACACTCGAAGCCGAAGTCCTGGAGGAAGGAGGAAGCGCAGTCCAGTTAGAGATAGTAGCGAAGAGAGGCGTGCTAGAATTGAGCAATGGAACAGGGAGAAGGAACAGAAAGAGAATCCTAGGAAGGTTAATTCTGAAGAAAATAATGGTGGCCACATTCAGAATGGTAGTAATGAACATCAGCAGCATGAGCAACAGCCCCATGACGAAGGATATGGATACTGA
- the LOC112736408 gene encoding glucomannan 4-beta-mannosyltransferase 2 codes for MGEFDSQPKFIIPERIQGVSYDIAGQIKMIWEVMKAPLIVPMLKLGVYICLAMSLMLFMERLYMGIVIILVKLFWKKPEQRYKYEPIQDDLELGSSNFPVVLIQIPMFNEKEVYKVSIGAACNLSWPADRLVIQVLDDSTDPAIKQMVEMECQRWGSKGINITYQIRENRTGYKAGALKEGLKRSYVKHCEYVAIFDADFRPEPDFLRRAIPFLIGNPDMALVQARWRFVNADECLLTRMQEMSLDYHFTVEQEVGSATHAFFGFNGTAGVWRIAAINEAGGWKDRTTVEDMDLAVRASLRGWKFLYLGDLQAKSELPSTLRAFRFQQHRWSCGPANLFRKMVMEIVRNKRVKFWKKVYVIYSFFFVRKIIAHMVTFFFYCVVLPLTILVPEVRVPIWGAVYIPSIITILNSVGTPRSIHLLFYWILFENVMSLHRTKATFIGLLEAGRANEWVVTEKLGDSVNNNKNKTAGDAAKKTNAKSPKRTRSKFVERLNTLELGFAAFLFICGCYDFVHGKNNYFIYLFLQTITFSIVGFGYVGTIV; via the exons ATGGGTGAGTTTGATTCGCAGCCGAAGTTCATTATCCCAGAGAGAATCCAGGGGGTGAGTTATGACATAGCAGGGCAGATAAAGATGATATGGGAAGTGATGAAAGCGCCATTGATAGTGCCAATGCTGAAGCTTGGAGTGTACATATGCCTTGCAATGTCGCTGATGCTGTTCATGGAGAGACTGTACATGGGAATCGTCATAATCTTGGTCAAGCTCTTCTGGAAGAAACCAGAGCAGCGTTACAAGTATGAACCCATCCAAGATGATCTTGAACTTGGAAGCTCCAATTTCCCTGTGGTTCTCATCCAGATTCCAATGTTCAATGAGAAAGAG GTATACAAGGTGTCAATTGGTGCAGCTTGTAATCTTTCATGGCCTGCTGATCGTCTTGTCATCCAAGTTCTTGATGATTCTACTGACCCTGCAATCAAG CAAATGGTGGAGATGGAATGCCAGAGATGGGGAAGTAAAGGCATAAACATAACATACCAAATAAGAGAGAACAGAACAGGATACAAAGCAGGTGCACTTAAAGAAGGTTTAAAGCGTAGCTATGTCAAACACTGTGAATACGTTGCAATATTCGATGCTGATTTCAGGCCTGAACCTGATTTCTTGAGAAGAGCCATTCCCTTCTTGATTGGCAATCCTGACATGGCTCTTGTTCAAGCTCGTTGGAGATTTG TGAATGCGGACGAGTGTTTGTTGACAAGAATGCAAGAGATGTCGTTGGATTACCATTTCACGGTGGAGCAAGAAGTTGGATCAGCAACACATGCTTTCTTTGGTTTCAATGGGACAGCGGGTGTATGGAGAATAGCAGCAATTAATGAGGCTGGTGGCTGGAAAGATAGGACCACTGTGGAAGATATGGACCTTGCTGTTCGTGCTAGTCTTAGGGGCTGGAAATTCTTGTACCTTGGTGACCTTCAG GCCAAAAGTGAGCTTCCAAGTACTTTGAGAGCCTTCAGATTCCAGCAGCACCGTTGGTCTTGTGGTCCTGCTAATCTCTTCCGCAAAATGGTCATGGAGATAGTAAGAAACAAG AGAGTGAAGTTTTGGAAGAAAGTGTACGTGATATACAGCTTCTTCTTTGTACGTAAGATCATAGCTCACATGGTGACATTCTTCTTCTACTGTGTGGTGCTTCCCCTGACAATTCTGGTCCCTGAGGTTCGTGTTCCAATTTGGGGTGCTGTTTATATTCCTTCCATCATCACCATCCTCAATTCAGTAGGAACACCGAGGTCCATTCACTTGTTGTTCTATTGGATCCTTTTTGAGAATGTCATGTCTTTGCACCGAACCAAGGCTACATTTATTGGTTTGCTTGAAGCTGGCAGAGCCAATGAATGGGTTGTCACTGAAAAACTTGGAGATTCTGtcaacaacaacaagaacaaaacagCAGGAGATGCTGCTAAGAAGACTAATGCCAAATCCCCCAAAAGAACTAGATCCAAATTTGTCGAAAG ACTTAATACATTGGAGCTGGGATTTGCAGCATTCCTCTTCATCTGTGGATGCTATGATTTTGTGCATGGCAAAAACAATTACTTCATATACCTCTTCCTTCAGACCATAACATTCTCCATTGTAGGATTTGGCTATGTTGGCACCATTGTGTAA